Proteins encoded by one window of Salmonirosea aquatica:
- the pseC gene encoding UDP-4-amino-4,6-dideoxy-N-acetyl-beta-L-altrosamine transaminase yields the protein MHSIPYGRQHITEQDIAAVVEALHADYLTQGPRIAEFEAKFATYVGTQYAIAVSNGTAALHLCTLALEVAPGHKVITTPITFAASANCVRYCGGEVVFADIDPDTYLLDIDSVRQLLQTSPKGTYQGIIPVDFAGRAVDLETFRQLADEYGLWLIEDACHAPGGYFEDGQGVRQYCGNGRFADLAIFSFHPVKHIACGEGGMITTNDEQLYHKLLRLRTHGISREVGSFQNSPAFAAAAPHAEIYPGWYMEMQNLGFNYRLTDFQAALGTSQLTRADEGLVKRRRIATKYAEAFSGKPFIKGQSGIVEGHAYHLYVIEVENRIGLYDFLREHGIFAQVHYIPCHLMPYYRQFGWKEGDFPYAELYYQKCLSLPMYPTLSEQEQEFVIQIILDYYDRINSRNIHIPIL from the coding sequence ATGCATTCCATTCCCTACGGGCGACAGCATATCACCGAACAGGACATAGCCGCCGTAGTCGAAGCACTCCATGCCGACTACCTAACGCAAGGTCCCAGAATTGCCGAGTTTGAGGCTAAGTTTGCCACCTACGTAGGCACGCAGTATGCCATAGCTGTTTCCAATGGCACGGCCGCCCTCCATCTCTGCACGTTGGCACTGGAGGTAGCTCCGGGCCATAAGGTTATTACTACGCCCATTACTTTCGCGGCCAGTGCCAACTGCGTCCGGTACTGCGGAGGTGAGGTGGTTTTCGCCGATATTGATCCTGACACCTATTTATTGGACATCGACTCCGTCCGGCAATTGCTACAGACCTCCCCCAAGGGTACGTATCAAGGTATCATTCCCGTTGATTTTGCGGGCCGGGCCGTCGATCTGGAAACTTTCCGACAACTAGCCGATGAATATGGACTTTGGCTTATCGAAGATGCGTGTCACGCTCCCGGCGGCTACTTTGAAGATGGCCAGGGAGTTAGACAATACTGTGGAAACGGGCGCTTTGCCGACTTGGCTATCTTTTCATTCCATCCGGTCAAACATATTGCCTGTGGTGAAGGGGGCATGATCACGACCAACGATGAGCAACTTTACCACAAACTGCTCAGATTACGCACTCACGGAATTAGCCGTGAGGTCGGTAGCTTTCAAAATTCACCTGCATTCGCGGCGGCTGCACCACATGCTGAAATATACCCCGGCTGGTATATGGAGATGCAAAACCTGGGCTTCAATTATCGCCTGACGGATTTCCAGGCCGCTTTGGGTACCTCTCAGTTAACGCGCGCGGATGAGGGGCTAGTCAAAAGACGCCGTATCGCGACAAAGTACGCAGAAGCTTTTTCGGGCAAACCGTTCATCAAGGGGCAGTCGGGCATAGTGGAGGGTCATGCATATCATTTGTACGTTATAGAAGTAGAAAACCGGATTGGCCTGTATGATTTCCTGCGTGAACACGGAATTTTTGCCCAGGTTCATTATATTCCCTGTCATTTAATGCCCTATTACCGTCAATTTGGTTGGAAAGAAGGCGATTTTCCCTATGCCGAGCTCTACTACCAGAAGTGTTTGAGCTTACCGATGTACCCTACCCTCTCCGAGCAAGAGCAAGAATTTGTAATTCAGATAATCCTAGACTACTACGATCGTATCAATTCCAGAAACATACATATTCCGATTTTATAA
- a CDS encoding class I SAM-dependent methyltransferase, translating to MKLQKDIFLNTEGDQWYLRNKEHYSLSKQEESLLIKSLKTIEAAPAQVLEIGCSNGTRLNDLQHSFGSECHGVDPSSVAIEEGNTHFPALRLQVGTADSLPFQDNQFDLVIFGFCLYLCDRRDLFKIAAEADRCLMDGGLLAITDFQPPFAYRNGYSHREGMFSYKMNYAKMFSWNPAYNEIYTVVTSHAGFSKRDVPDEKVAVTLLSKNESFAYPTEPYK from the coding sequence ATGAAATTGCAGAAAGATATATTTTTAAATACAGAGGGGGATCAGTGGTATTTGAGAAATAAGGAGCATTACAGTCTTTCCAAGCAGGAGGAAAGTCTTTTGATCAAATCCTTAAAAACCATTGAAGCAGCTCCGGCTCAGGTGCTGGAGATCGGATGTTCCAATGGAACAAGGCTTAATGACTTGCAGCATTCCTTTGGTTCTGAATGCCACGGAGTAGATCCTTCCTCGGTGGCTATTGAGGAGGGGAATACCCACTTTCCTGCCCTCAGGCTACAAGTAGGTACCGCCGATTCACTGCCTTTTCAAGACAACCAATTTGATCTTGTTATCTTCGGCTTTTGCCTCTATCTCTGCGATAGAAGGGACCTGTTCAAAATAGCCGCCGAAGCGGACCGTTGTCTCATGGACGGCGGCCTCTTGGCCATTACTGACTTTCAGCCCCCTTTTGCGTACAGAAATGGCTATTCCCACCGAGAGGGCATGTTCAGTTATAAAATGAATTACGCAAAAATGTTTAGTTGGAATCCCGCCTACAACGAGATTTATACCGTTGTTACGAGCCATGCCGGTTTTTCTAAAAGGGACGTACCGGATGAGAAAGTTGCGGTAACCCTTTTGAGCAAAAACGAAAGTTTTGCCTATCCCACTGAACCTTACAAATAA
- a CDS encoding TMF family protein yields the protein MKTKFTLTLGLLSCALTGMAQNQITTPTGQPLVIGNQGVKLSNLNSGSATQPTNGKVLSVDANGLIFLAPDAGGTPSQFTNNGANIYFNTGNVGLGTDTPLQRLDVNGSINIPTGNTLRVNNMTFLSANGTDNAFLGFRAGEANTTGTSNLFIGSSSGLSNSSGNHNTFLGEASGYLTSSGSDNTFLGRGSGYDNTVGDYNVYVGRATGLGVTNGYANTFIGDFSSSNVSNVSYSTAIGEGARVNCNNCLVLGRAGVKTGINVSSPTALLHVNAASSATAGIRFENLPTSTGTTYPLVVDGSGNLMRSSSASAREASESLDRHWTLTADDHLINNNAGGIMIGTGLSSTPAGYKLYVSDGILAERVKVAVKSTADWRDNVLQDDYQLRSVEDVASFIKENKHLPGVPSAQEMVENGNDLQKTDAVLLEKVEEMMLYIIELKKENTTLKTQIQRIEQKLNEQK from the coding sequence ATGAAAACGAAATTTACCTTAACGCTGGGCCTACTTTCATGTGCCCTCACCGGCATGGCCCAAAACCAGATCACTACTCCTACCGGACAACCGCTGGTCATTGGCAACCAGGGCGTAAAACTTTCCAATCTCAACAGTGGCTCGGCTACGCAACCCACTAATGGCAAGGTATTGAGCGTGGATGCCAATGGTTTGATTTTTTTAGCTCCCGATGCGGGTGGAACACCCAGCCAATTTACTAATAATGGCGCCAATATCTACTTTAATACAGGTAATGTAGGCCTGGGAACAGACACCCCCCTGCAACGGTTGGATGTCAATGGCAGTATAAATATTCCCACGGGAAATACCTTGCGGGTTAATAACATGACCTTTTTAAGTGCTAATGGTACTGATAACGCTTTTCTGGGATTTCGTGCAGGTGAAGCAAACACCACAGGAACCAGCAACCTTTTTATTGGCAGTTCCTCTGGTCTTAGTAACAGTTCGGGAAACCATAATACATTCCTAGGAGAGGCTTCAGGTTATCTTACTTCTTCTGGGAGTGATAACACTTTTCTTGGACGTGGGTCTGGTTACGACAATACCGTAGGTGACTATAATGTCTATGTAGGGCGCGCCACAGGCCTTGGAGTTACAAATGGCTATGCTAATACATTCATCGGAGATTTTTCTTCAAGTAATGTCTCCAATGTAAGCTACTCTACTGCCATTGGTGAAGGGGCAAGAGTCAATTGTAATAATTGTTTGGTATTGGGACGGGCCGGGGTTAAAACTGGCATAAACGTTTCATCTCCAACTGCTTTATTACATGTAAATGCAGCGTCAAGTGCTACAGCAGGCATACGCTTCGAGAATCTGCCTACATCTACGGGCACAACCTATCCCTTGGTTGTGGATGGCAGTGGAAACTTGATGCGAAGTTCGAGCGCAAGCGCTCGGGAAGCCTCTGAAAGTCTCGATCGCCACTGGACGCTAACTGCCGACGATCACCTCATCAACAATAATGCAGGCGGCATCATGATTGGTACGGGTTTGAGTAGTACACCAGCGGGCTATAAATTGTATGTGTCGGATGGCATCCTGGCTGAGCGTGTAAAAGTAGCTGTGAAAAGCACCGCTGACTGGCGCGACAATGTATTGCAGGATGACTACCAACTTCGTTCGGTCGAGGATGTAGCATCCTTTATCAAGGAAAATAAGCACTTGCCTGGGGTGCCTTCTGCTCAGGAAATGGTTGAAAATGGCAATGATCTGCAAAAAACGGATGCTGTACTGTTAGAAAAAGTAGAAGAAATGATGCTGTACATCATTGAGCTGAAAAAGGAAAACACTACTCTCAAAACCCAAATTCAACGAATTGAGCAAAAACTGAACGAGCAAAAATAG
- a CDS encoding aldo/keto reductase → MGVEKLILGTVQMGLEYGINNKSGQIRREDAFEILHVAHASGIDTLDTAEVYGNAHQLIGVFHRQNPNVVFKINTKLPANSTSSQYEERISRYLDELGVHQIETLMFHSYAGFETHAALLPVLEKSKSKGLFKYLGVSLYENSELAEIIRESSVDVIQLPFNVLDNLNQKAGLLEVARSTHKIIHTRTAFLQGLFFAGRTEGVAQELSAELETIEFLASQYGISVESLALGYCLYQPTIDRVLLGVDSVKQLERNIQASRYSLPEAAVHQINTIKVKKTNLLNPAKWPKKHS, encoded by the coding sequence ATGGGAGTGGAGAAGCTTATACTCGGAACCGTTCAAATGGGCTTGGAGTATGGAATAAATAACAAAAGTGGGCAGATCCGGCGAGAGGACGCGTTTGAAATACTTCACGTCGCCCATGCTTCAGGCATCGATACACTGGATACCGCCGAAGTATATGGTAATGCTCATCAGTTGATTGGCGTATTTCATCGCCAAAATCCGAATGTTGTTTTCAAGATAAACACCAAGCTACCTGCCAACAGTACGAGCAGCCAATACGAAGAAAGAATTAGCCGGTACCTGGATGAGTTGGGGGTGCATCAGATCGAAACTCTGATGTTTCATTCGTACGCTGGTTTTGAGACCCATGCCGCTTTGCTACCCGTTCTTGAAAAATCAAAAAGTAAAGGGCTCTTCAAGTACCTGGGAGTTTCTCTATACGAAAATAGCGAACTGGCGGAAATCATCCGTGAAAGTTCGGTGGATGTCATCCAACTTCCTTTTAATGTACTGGATAATCTCAACCAGAAAGCAGGCCTGTTGGAAGTAGCACGCAGTACCCATAAAATCATCCATACGCGTACAGCTTTCTTGCAAGGGTTATTTTTTGCTGGCCGAACCGAAGGCGTAGCGCAGGAATTAAGCGCTGAACTCGAAACAATCGAATTCTTGGCCAGCCAATATGGAATCTCTGTCGAATCGTTGGCACTGGGGTACTGCCTGTACCAACCTACAATCGACAGAGTACTTCTGGGAGTTGATTCTGTCAAACAATTGGAAAGGAATATCCAAGCCTCCAGATATTCGCTGCCAGAAGCAGCCGTCCATCAAATAAATACCATCAAAGTAAAAAAAACCAATCTTTTGAATCCAGCTAAATGGCCGAAAAAACACTCCTGA
- a CDS encoding Wzz/FepE/Etk N-terminal domain-containing protein, with the protein MNESAPNPESGIVEISLSDISAFFKRNWLILLLAGLLFGGIGYGISYLVPEEFEATAKILPEYGAGGGAGGLSDLASLAGISLGKTMSDALRPDLYPSILSSKPFLLKVLSTPFPLQNGKKVLLVTYLDEEAKPFTPQQLAQGDTLITMSKEQERAMKDLADRISAVADKMNGILSLRVEMPDPKLAAACATFSLSYLTEFVTEYRGGKKFEKVAFLRQQMAEAKNKYQRSEMALNAYRDRNRNTYSNVARVGEQRLQTEFMQAQTLYGQLTQQLEAARLQAMEDAPVIKVLEPPMVSNWRSSPKRRNYALGFAILGGLAAIIFLLVRQKK; encoded by the coding sequence ATGAACGAATCTGCTCCTAATCCCGAGAGCGGGATTGTCGAAATAAGCCTCAGCGATATTTCTGCCTTTTTCAAGCGCAATTGGCTTATCCTTCTCTTGGCTGGATTGCTGTTTGGCGGCATTGGCTATGGGATTTCATATTTAGTCCCTGAGGAATTTGAAGCCACCGCCAAAATTCTCCCCGAATACGGGGCGGGTGGCGGCGCGGGAGGATTGAGCGACCTGGCCAGTTTGGCGGGCATCTCCCTGGGTAAAACCATGTCGGATGCATTGCGGCCCGATCTTTACCCGAGCATTCTCAGTAGCAAACCGTTCCTTTTGAAAGTACTATCCACCCCATTTCCTTTGCAGAACGGAAAAAAGGTACTGTTGGTTACCTACCTCGATGAAGAAGCCAAACCCTTTACCCCGCAACAGTTGGCACAGGGTGACACGCTGATTACAATGTCTAAGGAACAGGAGCGAGCCATGAAAGATCTTGCCGATCGCATTTCAGCCGTCGCGGACAAAATGAACGGTATCCTGTCGCTTCGGGTCGAAATGCCCGACCCCAAGTTAGCCGCCGCCTGCGCCACGTTTAGCTTGTCCTACCTCACCGAATTTGTGACCGAGTACCGGGGGGGTAAGAAATTTGAGAAAGTAGCTTTTCTGCGTCAGCAGATGGCCGAGGCGAAAAACAAATACCAGCGGTCGGAAATGGCCCTCAACGCCTACCGCGACCGCAACCGTAATACCTATAGCAATGTGGCCCGGGTGGGTGAACAACGCTTACAAACTGAATTCATGCAGGCGCAAACACTTTACGGTCAGCTGACCCAACAACTTGAGGCGGCCCGCCTTCAGGCCATGGAAGATGCCCCTGTAATAAAAGTCTTGGAACCACCCATGGTTTCCAATTGGCGCAGTAGTCCCAAACGCCGTAACTATGCTTTGGGCTTTGCCATTCTCGGCGGATTGGCTGCCATCATCTTTTTGCTGGTGCGTCAGAAAAAATAA
- a CDS encoding aminotransferase class III-fold pyridoxal phosphate-dependent enzyme, whose amino-acid sequence MRTGQELYKKAKTLIPGGTMLLSKRPEMFLPDNWPAYYSRSKGCTVWDLDGNEYLDLSIMGIGTNVLGYAHDEVDAAVMDTVRKGNMTTLNCPEEVYLAERLVEINPWADMVRFARSGGEANAIAIRIARAASGKDKVAICGYHGWHDWYLSANLSTNESLSGHLLPGLNPEGVPKNLVNTVFPFNYNNFEELETLVREQDIGVIKMEVSRNKGPENNFLQKVRELATRKNIVLIFDECTSGFRQTFGGLHTLYGVEPDMAMYGKTLGNGYAITAVVGKRAIMEMAQKTFISSTFWTERIGPTAALKTLEVMEREKSWEYITATGRKIAAEWQAMAIRHGLTLTTAGLPALISFSFSSDNALKYKTLITQEMLKKSYLASNSVYVSMAHTEPILKQYFEELEPVFQVIAECEKGKQDIGNLLEGPVCHAGFKRLN is encoded by the coding sequence GTGAGAACAGGACAAGAATTGTACAAAAAGGCGAAAACCCTGATACCCGGCGGCACGATGCTGCTCTCCAAGCGGCCCGAAATGTTCCTCCCGGACAATTGGCCCGCCTATTATTCCCGCTCCAAAGGATGCACGGTCTGGGATCTGGACGGTAATGAGTACCTGGATCTTTCTATTATGGGTATTGGAACCAACGTGCTGGGATATGCGCACGACGAGGTAGACGCAGCCGTTATGGACACCGTCCGCAAAGGCAATATGACTACGCTCAACTGCCCTGAGGAGGTGTACCTGGCCGAACGGTTGGTTGAGATCAATCCCTGGGCCGACATGGTACGGTTTGCCCGTAGCGGTGGCGAAGCTAATGCTATCGCCATCCGAATCGCCCGGGCCGCATCCGGCAAGGATAAGGTAGCTATCTGTGGTTACCACGGCTGGCATGACTGGTACCTGTCAGCTAATCTTAGCACAAACGAGAGCCTTTCCGGCCATTTGCTACCGGGATTGAACCCCGAAGGGGTACCTAAAAATCTGGTGAACACCGTGTTTCCTTTCAATTACAATAATTTTGAAGAATTGGAAACTCTAGTTCGGGAACAAGACATTGGCGTGATCAAGATGGAAGTTTCCCGAAATAAAGGACCGGAAAATAATTTCCTGCAAAAAGTGCGAGAACTGGCTACCCGGAAAAATATTGTATTGATTTTTGACGAATGTACCTCCGGCTTCCGGCAGACCTTCGGCGGCTTACATACCCTCTATGGCGTGGAACCTGACATGGCGATGTACGGCAAAACCCTTGGTAATGGCTACGCCATCACTGCGGTGGTAGGCAAACGGGCGATTATGGAAATGGCCCAGAAAACGTTCATCAGCAGCACATTCTGGACCGAGCGAATCGGCCCAACCGCTGCCTTGAAAACACTGGAAGTCATGGAGCGGGAAAAATCATGGGAGTACATCACCGCAACAGGCCGAAAGATAGCTGCCGAATGGCAGGCGATGGCTATCCGGCATGGGCTGACGTTGACAACGGCGGGCCTACCCGCACTCATCTCGTTTAGTTTTTCCTCAGACAACGCCTTGAAGTATAAAACGCTGATTACCCAGGAAATGCTCAAAAAGAGTTACCTTGCCAGTAACAGCGTGTACGTGAGCATGGCCCATACGGAACCCATATTAAAGCAATACTTTGAAGAGCTCGAACCCGTTTTTCAGGTCATAGCTGAGTGCGAAAAGGGGAAGCAAGACATTGGTAATTTGCTAGAAGGTCCTGTTTGTCATGCGGGCTTCAAGAGATTGAATTGA
- the pseB gene encoding UDP-N-acetylglucosamine 4,6-dehydratase (inverting) produces the protein MDNLDLTEKSILITGGTGSLGKALTQTIFQRWPGVKRLVIYSRDEQKQFQMAQEYPEDLYPPIRFFIGDVRDYERLKRAFQDIDFVIHTAAMKHVHIAEYNPDECVKTNVGGAENVIKAALEMGVRNVVALSTDKACAPINLYGATKLTSDKLFVAANNIRGKRQIRFSVVRYGNVMGSNGSVIPFFIKKKKEGVLPITVKSMTRFNISLQAGVDMVLYALANAWGGEIFVPKIPSYRIMDVAQAIGPDCEHRVIGIRPGEKIHEEMITSSDSFFTYDLGQYYAIIPQSPVWKAEVFIQETGAVPVAEGFAYNSGNNTEWETVESLREMIKKHVDPDFEV, from the coding sequence ATGGATAACCTAGATTTAACAGAAAAGAGTATTCTGATCACAGGAGGAACGGGATCGCTGGGAAAAGCCCTGACCCAAACAATTTTTCAGCGGTGGCCGGGCGTTAAGCGGCTGGTAATTTATTCCCGGGACGAGCAGAAGCAGTTTCAGATGGCGCAAGAGTACCCTGAGGATCTATACCCACCGATTCGCTTCTTTATCGGCGATGTCCGGGATTATGAGCGGCTTAAGCGTGCCTTTCAGGACATCGATTTTGTGATCCACACTGCCGCTATGAAACACGTCCACATTGCGGAGTATAATCCTGATGAATGTGTTAAAACCAATGTAGGCGGAGCCGAGAACGTCATTAAAGCCGCGCTGGAAATGGGAGTCCGTAACGTAGTAGCTCTTTCTACTGATAAAGCATGCGCCCCCATTAACCTGTATGGTGCTACCAAACTTACTTCAGATAAATTATTCGTCGCGGCGAACAACATTCGGGGTAAACGACAAATCCGCTTTTCAGTCGTACGTTACGGCAACGTGATGGGTTCCAATGGATCTGTCATTCCTTTTTTTATCAAAAAGAAAAAGGAAGGGGTACTTCCCATCACGGTTAAAAGCATGACCCGCTTTAATATTTCTCTACAGGCCGGGGTAGATATGGTACTTTACGCGCTTGCCAACGCCTGGGGGGGTGAGATTTTCGTGCCTAAGATTCCCTCGTATCGAATCATGGACGTGGCCCAGGCCATCGGCCCTGACTGTGAGCATCGCGTGATTGGCATCCGCCCCGGTGAGAAAATTCACGAAGAAATGATTACCTCCTCCGATTCGTTCTTCACCTACGATTTGGGCCAGTATTATGCCATTATCCCGCAGTCTCCGGTTTGGAAAGCCGAAGTCTTTATTCAGGAGACGGGAGCGGTACCCGTAGCGGAAGGTTTTGCCTACAATTCAGGGAACAACACAGAATGGGAAACCGTAGAAAGCCTGCGCGAGATGATCAAGAAACATGTAGATCCTGATTTTGAAGTTTAA
- a CDS encoding SLBB domain-containing protein, translating into MRYERNTGKELKIGLISADQVKDFIPKDGDLYEIGEILNRYENSVSIEGSVYRPGFYAIEEGSKTVKELIKKAEGLKEDAFINRAIINRNNEFLEAEVLSFDLGKLVRGEIEDIPLRRGDKLVIKSVTELKAKETVSIQGAVNQSNIFPYAQGMTVSDLIYLAGGYSEGATPYRIEVARRVKNDSMLTSASQTTQILTFDVDRDLQIRPETRRFELMPFDIVFVRKAPSYEEQKTIVLDGEVMYPGRYAILNNAERISDIIQRAGGLKPSAYLAGARLTRQISSIQQQDSELLEDLGTNPLVGRVKSATATVTVKQDSVKAVIPPTRQLVGLDMVSILNNPAQPANILVQDGDSILIPRQVETVRIIGEVLNPSLVNYDPAFSFNEYISQAGGYTDNARKNKVFVSYANGRVNRSKRILFFNDRPSIKPGTTINVPPRLAKAGRETSPSERIAIISLISTLIFTAIRLF; encoded by the coding sequence ATCCGCTACGAACGAAATACGGGTAAAGAACTTAAAATTGGCCTTATTAGCGCCGATCAGGTTAAGGATTTCATACCCAAAGATGGTGACCTGTACGAAATAGGGGAAATTCTGAATCGCTACGAGAACAGCGTTTCCATTGAAGGATCGGTCTATCGGCCAGGTTTCTACGCCATTGAGGAAGGAAGCAAGACGGTTAAAGAACTTATCAAAAAGGCAGAAGGCCTGAAGGAAGACGCCTTCATAAACCGAGCCATCATTAATCGTAACAATGAGTTTCTTGAAGCTGAGGTTCTGTCTTTTGATCTGGGAAAACTTGTGCGCGGCGAGATAGAGGACATACCCTTACGTCGCGGAGATAAACTGGTAATAAAGTCGGTGACCGAACTTAAAGCAAAGGAAACCGTATCTATCCAGGGAGCTGTCAATCAGAGTAACATCTTTCCCTACGCACAGGGCATGACCGTTTCTGACCTGATTTATCTGGCTGGCGGATACTCCGAAGGCGCTACCCCCTACCGCATTGAAGTGGCCCGGCGCGTCAAGAATGACAGCATGCTAACCTCTGCTTCGCAGACTACCCAAATCCTGACCTTCGATGTGGATCGTGATCTGCAAATCCGGCCCGAAACCAGGAGATTTGAACTTATGCCCTTCGATATTGTCTTTGTGCGAAAAGCCCCGAGCTACGAAGAGCAGAAAACCATTGTACTCGACGGCGAAGTGATGTACCCCGGCCGGTACGCCATCCTGAACAATGCCGAACGTATTTCCGACATCATCCAACGTGCCGGGGGCTTGAAACCCAGTGCCTACCTAGCCGGAGCGCGACTCACGCGACAAATTTCCAGTATCCAACAGCAGGATAGCGAGTTACTCGAAGACTTGGGTACCAATCCCTTGGTGGGCCGAGTCAAATCAGCAACGGCAACGGTCACAGTAAAGCAGGATTCCGTAAAAGCAGTTATCCCCCCTACCCGCCAGCTGGTTGGGCTCGATATGGTATCGATTTTGAACAATCCAGCTCAGCCCGCCAACATCCTTGTGCAGGACGGCGATTCCATTCTGATTCCCCGCCAGGTCGAAACGGTACGCATCATCGGCGAAGTGCTCAACCCCTCCTTGGTCAATTATGATCCGGCCTTCAGCTTCAACGAATATATTTCACAGGCTGGGGGTTACACCGATAACGCGCGTAAGAACAAGGTGTTTGTCTCTTATGCCAACGGGCGCGTGAATCGCAGCAAACGGATTCTCTTTTTTAATGATCGTCCATCGATCAAGCCCGGTACCACCATCAACGTACCTCCACGCTTGGCTAAAGCCGGCCGAGAAACGAGTCCGTCCGAACGGATTGCTATAATATCTCTAATTTCCACACTCATCTTTACTGCCATTCGTCTATTCTGA
- a CDS encoding cytidylyltransferase domain-containing protein encodes MAEKTLLITQARMASTRLPGKILMEIQGQPLLKIHLDRLKHCQNVSKLIVATTDTPEDDRTAALVESWGGAIYRGSEHDVLGRFYQAALPHRPDWIVRVTADCPLIDPALVDEIINFTQTNQVDYGSNVLLERFPDGQDIEVFTFDALEKSYLTATKKSEREHVTLYIRNNISPIAENYFRAVNFTSENDYSKIRMTVDEAADFALVKHLIEELGTDKSWLEYTEYLMNSELSQINAGIIRNEGLLKSLKEDQP; translated from the coding sequence ATGGCCGAAAAAACACTCCTGATCACCCAGGCTCGCATGGCCAGCACCCGCTTGCCCGGCAAAATTCTGATGGAAATTCAGGGACAGCCCCTTTTGAAAATCCACTTGGATCGTTTAAAGCACTGCCAAAACGTCTCTAAGCTTATCGTCGCCACTACGGATACTCCCGAAGACGACCGAACGGCAGCACTAGTAGAATCCTGGGGGGGCGCCATATACCGAGGTTCGGAACACGACGTACTCGGTCGGTTCTACCAGGCCGCTCTCCCCCATCGTCCCGACTGGATCGTCCGGGTTACAGCCGACTGCCCCCTGATTGATCCGGCTTTAGTTGATGAAATTATCAACTTTACCCAAACAAATCAGGTGGATTATGGATCGAATGTCTTACTGGAACGATTTCCGGACGGCCAGGATATAGAAGTATTTACCTTCGATGCCCTTGAAAAATCCTACTTGACCGCCACTAAAAAATCAGAGCGGGAACACGTAACCCTCTATATACGGAATAACATTTCCCCTATCGCTGAAAATTACTTTCGGGCCGTTAACTTTACTTCAGAAAATGATTATTCCAAAATCAGGATGACCGTGGACGAAGCAGCAGATTTTGCGCTAGTAAAGCATTTGATTGAAGAATTGGGTACCGACAAAAGCTGGCTGGAGTATACCGAATACCTGATGAATAGCGAATTAAGTCAAATCAACGCAGGCATTATCCGAAATGAAGGTTTGTTAAAATCCTTAAAGGAAGATCAACCGTGA